CTCTCTACTGCTAtgagtcccatatggtagtggggtcagccttcctggtctttctcctccatctatcctggacatcgtcttcggaaacctcacattAATTTACACATactaatatacaaaattaccTCCAATCTAACAAACGTCTTTTTCTTCTTTACAGTATTCCTAGCAAGCGCATCATTTATATCTTGCGCTCAAATTGAAGACCCATGCAAGACGAAGTCGCGCGTTGTCGCCGACGACAAGTACTGCGACAAATACTGGGAGTGCGACAACGGACAGTCCATCCAGTACGACTGTCCCAACGGCCTGGTCTTCGCAGGCAAGCATAGAGGAGTCACGGAGGGCTGTGACTATCCCTGGAGGTCGAATTACTGCGAGTACCCTAAGGTTCAGATAAGTAAGTGtactttaatgtattttgtatgatatCTAGTTGTAGGGAATGTCTTCTGGAGACTTCAGATGTTAGCCTACGTGtctgtttattgatttttatccGTCCATAAATCGTAAAAGGGTTTTTTaagattacaattattatacttacagtAATACTTTTGGCTATGatctgaaaaatattgtttgctgGATACCTCACTAGATAGTCTAGATACTTAGTATTATAATGACCAATTTTCTGATGCaacgataatttaaaaacaatatttttaaaattcggACAATCGACCCGTGATACACACGATCTTCACCTTATGCTTAACTATTACACTCTGAGATAGAAATAACTCACAGCAAAATTAACAAGAAAGCCTTGCTTGCCTTCTCAAGCATAGTAATCATCATCTATCAAACATAGCTACTCATATCACTTTGTATTATATGCATATAATTAACCACATCCTTCTTCCCGCAGACCCTCCCATCGGCACGGAGCACTGCGACTGGCTGTACGGTATCTTCGGCCACGAGACTTCCTGCACCAGGTACTGGACCTGCTGGAACGGCACCGCCACGGAACAGCTCTGCATCGGCGGCCTGCTCTACAATGAGAACGCTCACTCTTGCGACTGGCCCGAAAATGTTGATGGCTGCCAGAAACATCGTaagtttataaactatttgtatatttattttgataatctTATGGAGATTTTGGAAACCTAAAGaactgaaattatttatcaatatttcgTAGAAATCgtctgataaaattaaaatgcacaATTGGTCTTATGCGCGGTGATTATTTCCAAAGTCACGATACATTATTTGCTGAACGAAGTTTTGATCGAAACATCTATCGTGGTCTTAGTATCATGTGTATAAAATGATTCCTACTTTAAGTTTCTTATCTAATTTGTAATCTTAGGTACAGCTCCTGAATGAGTTAGGAAAGAATAGACTATTATACTCATTTTAAATGTGTCCTTGTGATAACGTCACTACATTAGTCTACGAATAAAACATCTAGGCAAACCTAACTATAATAGAACAGCCTTTGTTTTAATAGCcacatttagataaaaatatcaCATATTCATATCAAATCCTTATCGTAATGGGAACGTTTAACAATTGAGTCGTTACGCGGTTGCCAAGGAAATCTGAAACATTTACAAGCCCAGCCGTGGCTTACATTGTGTAACGGCTGTTACAATGGCCGTGGCAACCGTGACTTAATTAATTTCTTCTTAAGCCGTCAGCCGAGACGTTCCTTGGTTAATCAAAGACTCCGAGCGTAGAATGAAACAGCTTTGTAACACCTAAAGTATGAATTAGTAGTATTACTTTGCTGTTTTAGTCGGAAAATAAGCTTAAAGTTTCGAGGCAAAGAAATAGGAAACGTTAGGATTATTTGTTTGGTAGTTTCGAGTCtctattgacaatatttttatgatccTGCAATACCagattttcaatatattaatcTGAAAACCAAACGTGTTAAttaataggtaaaaataataaaatgaactaGAACTAGTTCAAGCACGCAATATACCATCTGTCAACACTGAATCTTGTTTTAAAT
Above is a window of Anticarsia gemmatalis isolate Benzon Research Colony breed Stoneville strain chromosome 2, ilAntGemm2 primary, whole genome shotgun sequence DNA encoding:
- the LOC142984810 gene encoding protein obstructor-E-like gives rise to the protein MLSRHHWAGLVVFLASASFISCAQIEDPCKTKSRVVADDKYCDKYWECDNGQSIQYDCPNGLVFAGKHRGVTEGCDYPWRSNYCEYPKVQINPPIGTEHCDWLYGIFGHETSCTRYWTCWNGTATEQLCIGGLLYNENAHSCDWPENVDGCQKHPLCNDDPNGNVPLGKSCNRYWQCQGGYPRLQRCPAMLVFDRRSLRCVVPPTEECDVPTTTAPPPEEDNQQEVRQPHQSKRPSQDFQDRPRPRN